From Mangifera indica cultivar Alphonso unplaced genomic scaffold, CATAS_Mindica_2.1 Un_0001, whole genome shotgun sequence, the proteins below share one genomic window:
- the LOC123205027 gene encoding pleiotropic drug resistance protein 3-like isoform X1: MAQYVGVDEIEAVRIGLSELSRSLKSSLRRKTSTSHGGTSKDDDRELVSEVELAQQWASIERLPTINRLRTSLFDKEGEEKIVDGEGKRVVDVTKLAPLERRVFIEKLIKHIEHDNLKLLRKIRERIELVGLELPTIEVRYKNLSVEADCEVVDGKPLPTLWNSLKNSFSVLLKLIGSKSNQAKITIINDISGIVKPRRLTLLLGPPGCGKTTLLKALSGNLAKSLKVTGEVSYNGYQLDEFVPQKTSAYISQEDLHIAEMTVRETLDFSARCLGVGNRGDMMMEVSKREKEAGIVPDPDVDTYMKAISARGQKTTLQTDHALKVLGLDICADTLVGDEIRRGISGGQKRRLTTGEMVVGPIKALFMDEISNGLDSSTAYQIVAFQQQLVHIMDATVLISLLQPAPETFELFDDIILMAEGKVVYQGPRDQVVEFFEDCGFRCPQRKGVADFLQEVISKKDQAQYWYHTEHAYNYVSVDMFCQKFKESPLGKKLDEDLSVLYDKSKCHKDALSFNVYSLSKWQLLRACMSREYLLLKRNYFLYVFKTTQIVIIATVTMTVFLRTRMDIDVLHATYYMGALFFGLMILLVDGLPELSLTTERLPVFFKQKELYFYPAWAYAIPATILKIPLSVIESVTWTCLTYYVIGYSPEAKRFFRQLILLFAMHLNSISMFRFLASVCRNLGAAMTAGGFTVLLVLIFGGFVITHPSMPGWLKWGFWVSPLSYGEIGISVNEFLAPRWQKKLPTDTTIGTQILESRGLNYDEYYYWIGLGALFGFALLFNIGFILALSFLKPPGSSHVMISREKLAKIQGSQDANDGKLAEEKSKNSPVKGGMVLPFEPLSVAFENVKYYVDIPGEKKKLQLLSDVTGALRPGVLTALMGVSGAGKSTLLDVLAGRKTTGYIEGELKIGGYPKVQETFARVSGYCEQIDVHSPQITIEESLIFSAWLRLSPEIKTKIKTEFVNQVLEIIELDEIKDALIGVPGVSGLSTEQRKRLTIAVELVANPSIIFMDEPTSGLDARAAAIVMRVVKNVVETGRTIVCTIHQPSIDIFEAFDELILLKRGGRVSYAGPLGKNSCRLIEYLEAIPGVPKIRDNYNPATWILELTSPSSELELGVDFGQIYADSALSNHTKALVRELSTPPPGSKDLHFPTRFAQSGWVQYTSCLWKQNLSYWRNPSYNLFRLVHAFIASLLFGVLFWDHGKEIDTQQSLLNIFGEFYVAVIFMGINNCSTTIPCIATERDVMYREKFAGMYSPWAYAFAQVTVELPYLCLQAIMYVIITYPMIGFYWSVYKVFWVFYAMFITMMYYNYLAMLLVALTPNHMAASILASVFYTFFNLFSGFLIPEPQIPKWWIWLYYLMPTSWTLNGLITSQYGDINKNISVYGEIKSVSTFLKDYFGFHHDRLPITGVVLLIFPLVLACLFAICIGRLNFQKR; the protein is encoded by the exons ATGGCGCAGTATGTCGGAGTAGACGAGATAGAGGCAGTGAGAATCGGCCTATCAGAACTCAGTAGAAGCTTAAAGTCTTCTCTAAGGCGTAAGACATCTACAAGTCATGGAGGCACTAGTAAGGATGACGACCGGGAGCTTGTTTCCGAAGTTGAACTTGCTCAGCAATGGGCTTCCATTGAGAGACTGCCGACTATTAACAGGCTTAGGACTTCATTGTTCGATAAGGAGGGAGAAGAGAAGATTGTGGATGGTGAGGGAAAGAGGGTGGTTGATGTTACGAAGCTGGCTCCGCTTGAGAGGCGTGTGTTTATAGAGAAGCTTATTAAGCATATTGAGCATGATAATCTTAAGCTGTTGAGGAAGATCAGAGAAAGAATTGAGCT AGTTGGATTGGAATTGCCCACTATAGAGGTGAGATATAAGAATTTGAGTGTGGAAGCTGATTGTGAGGTTGTTGATGGAAAGCCCCTCCCAACTCTATGGAATTCTCTTAAGAATTCGTTTTCG GTCCTCTTGAAGCTTATAggttcaaaatcaaatcaagctAAGATAACCATCATTAATGATATCAGTGGCATTGTTAAGCCTAGAag GTTGACTCTTCTGCTTGGCCCTCCAGGTTGTGGGAAGACCACCCTTTTAAAGGCTCTCTCAGGGAATCTTGCCAAATCTCTTAAG GTGACAGGAGAAGTTTCCTACAATGGTTACCAGTTGGACGAGTTTGTTCCCCAGAAAACATCAGCTTATATAAGCCAAGAGGATTTGCATATAGCAGAAATGACTGTAAgggaaacacttgatttttctgCTCGATGCCTTGGTGTTGGAAACCGAGGAG ATATGATGATGGAGGTGAGTAAAAGAGAGAAGGAGGCGGGTATTGTTCCGGATCCAGATGTAGATACTTACATGAAG GCAATTTCTGCCAGAGGACAAAAAACAACCCTTCAAACAGACCATGCTTTAAAG GTCCTTGGACTTGATATCTGTGCTGACACATTGGTgggagatgagattagaagagGTATCTCTGGAGGTCAAAAAAGGAGACTGACtacag GAGAGATGGTTGTTGGGCCCATAAAAGCActatttatggatgaaatatcAAATGGTTTAGACAGTTCAACTGCATATCAGATTGTTGCTTTTCAGCAACAGCTGGTGCATATTATGGACGCTACTGTATTGATTTCGCTTCTTCAGCCAGCTCCAGAAACCTTTGAACTCTTtgatgacatcattttgatggCAGAAGGGAAGGTTGTGTATCAAGGACCACGCGATCAAGTTGTAGAATTTTTTGAGGACTGTGGATTCAGGTGTCCTCAAAGAAAAGGTGTAGCGGACTTTCTTCAGGAG GTGATATCTAAAAAAGACCAAGCACAATACTGGTACCACACTGAACATGCTTACAATTATGTTTCAGTAGATATGTTCTGTCAGAAATTCAAAGAATCTCCTCTTGGTAAGAAGCTTGATGAGGATCTCTCAGTGCTGTATGATAAATCCAAATGCCACAAGGATGCTCTTTCCTTCAATGTGTATTCTCTTTCTAAGTGGCAACTACTTAGAGCTTGCATGTCGAGGGAATATCTTCTcttgaagagaaattattttcTCTATGTATTCAAAACAACCCAG ATTGTTATCATTGCAACTGTTACCATGACTGTATTTTTGCGGACTCGGATGGATATTGATGTTCTTCACGCAACTTACTACATGGGTGCCCTGTTCTTTGGACTCATGATACTTCTCGTTGATGGTCTTCCAGAGTTGTCTCTGACTACAGAAAGACTTCCAGTGttctttaaacaaaaagaattgTACTTTTACCCAGCTTGGGCTTATGCAATTCCAGccactattttaaaaattcctCTTTCAGTAATTGAATCTGTGACATGGACATGCCTTACGTACTATGTCATTGGGTACAGCCCTGAGGCCAAGAG GTTCTTCCGTCAGCTTATTCTACTTTTTGCTATGCACCTTAACTCTATATCAATGTTCCGGTTTTTGGCATCGGTTTGCCGGAATCTAGGTGCTGCTATGACAGCCGGTGGTTTTACGGTATTATTAGTCCTAATATTTGGTGGTTTTGTTATCACACATC CTTCCATGCCTGGGTGGTTGAAGTGGGGTTTTTGGGTTTCCCCTCTATCATATGGAGAGATAGGTATCTCTGTAAATGAATTTCTTGCTCCTCGATGGCAAAAG AAGCTGCCCACAGACACTACCATAGGGACACAAATACTAGAAAGCCGTGGGTTAAACTATGATGAATATTATTACTGGATTGGACTGGGTGCCTTGTTTGGCTTTGCTTTACTTTTCAACATTGGGTTTATCTTGGCCTTAAGTTTCTTAAAGC CTCCTGGATCATCTCATGTGATGATTTCACGAGAAAAGTTGGCCAAGATTCAAGGAAGTCAAGATGCCAATGATGGTAAGCTTGCAGAAGAAAAGTCTAAGAATTCTCCTGTGAAAG GTGGGATGGTCTTACCTTTTGAACCCTTATCAGTAGCCTTTGAGAATGTGAAGTATTATGTTGACATCCCTGGG gagaagaagaaactcCAACTACTTTCTGATGTTACCGGTGCATTAAGGCCTGGTGTTCTTACAGCATTAATGGGTGTTAGTGGAGCTGGAAAATCTACTCTTTTAGATGTTCTTGCAGGAAGAAAAACTACTGGTTATATCGAGGGAGAACTAAAAATTGGTGGGTATCCTAAGGTTCAAGAAACATTTGCAAGAGTTTCAGGTTACTGTGAACAAATCGACGTGCATTCTCCTCAAATCACTATAGAAGAATCTCTGATTTTCTCTGCTTGGCTACGTTTGTCTCCtgagattaaaacaaaaattaagacA GAATTTGTTAATCAAGTCCTTGAGATCATTGAGCTTGATGAAATTAAGGATGCCTTAATTGGCGTACCAGGTGTTAGTGGTCTATCAACTGAGCAACGTAAGCGGCTCACTATAGCAGTCGAACTTGTTGCCAATCCCTCTATAATCTTTATGGATGAACCTACAAGTGGTTTAGATGCACGAGCAGCAGCAATTGTTATGCGAGTTGTGAAGAATGTGGTTGAGACAGGAAGGACGATCGTTTGCACTATTCACCAACCAAGCATCGACATATTTGAAGCATTTGATGAG TTGATACTTTTGAAAAGAGGTGGACGCGTCAGCTACGCTGGACCATTGGGAAAGAATTCATGTAGGCTTATAGAGTATTTAGAG GCAATCCCTGGGGTGCCGAAGATTAGAGATAACTATAATCCAGCAACATGGATATTAGAGCTCACTTCTCCATCTTCAGAACTTGAACTTGGTGTAGATTTTGGCCAAATATACGCAGATTCTGCTTTAAGCAA TCACACGAAAGCTCTGGTGAGGGAATTGAGTACTCCACCACCTGGTTCAAAAGATTTGCATTTCCCAACCCGCTTTGCACAAAGTGGTTGGGTGCAATACACATCTTGTCTATGGAAGCAGAACTTGTCTTATTGGAGAAATCCATCATACAACTTATTCCGACTTGTGCACGCATTTATAGCGTCTTTGCTTTTTGGTGTACTGTTTTGGGACCATGGAAAGGAAAT AGATACCCAGCAGAGCTTACTCAATATATTTGGAGAATTTTATGTTGCAGTGATATTCATGGGCATCAATAACTGCTCAACCACTATACCCTGTATTGCAACAGAGCGTGATGTTATGTACCGAGAAAAATTTGCAGGAATGTACTCTCCCTGGGCTTATGCATTTGCACAG GTGACAGTTGAGCTTCCTTACTTATGTCTTCAAGCAATTATGTATGTAATCATCACGTATCCAATGATTGGATTTTATTGGTCGGTGTATAAGGTCTTCTGGGTGTTCTATGCAATGTTCATTACTATGATGTACTACAATTATCTTGCAATGCTACTTGTGGCATTGACGCCAAATCACATGGCTGCTTCAATTCTAGCCTCCGTATTTTACACCTTCTTCAATCTGTTTTCCGGATTCCTCATTCCTGAACCG CAAATTCCAAAATGGTGGATCTGGTTGTATTATCTGATGCCTACTTCATGGACACTAAATGGTTTGATCACATCACAATATGGAGATATCAACAAGAACATTAGTGTGTATGGAGAAATAAAAAGTGTATCGACCTTCTTGAAAGATTATTTCGGTTTTCACCATGATCGCTTACCTATTACAGGTGTTGTTCTTCTAATCTTTCCTCTTGTTCTTGCCTGTCTTTTTGCGATTTGTATTGGACGGTTGAATTTCCAGAAAAGATGA
- the LOC123205027 gene encoding pleiotropic drug resistance protein 3-like isoform X3 has protein sequence MPWCWKPRRHISSASADMMMEVSKREKEAGIVPDPDVDTYMKAISARGQKTTLQTDHALKVLGLDICADTLVGDEIRRGISGGQKRRLTTGEMVVGPIKALFMDEISNGLDSSTAYQIVAFQQQLVHIMDATVLISLLQPAPETFELFDDIILMAEGKVVYQGPRDQVVEFFEDCGFRCPQRKGVADFLQEVISKKDQAQYWYHTEHAYNYVSVDMFCQKFKESPLGKKLDEDLSVLYDKSKCHKDALSFNVYSLSKWQLLRACMSREYLLLKRNYFLYVFKTTQIVIIATVTMTVFLRTRMDIDVLHATYYMGALFFGLMILLVDGLPELSLTTERLPVFFKQKELYFYPAWAYAIPATILKIPLSVIESVTWTCLTYYVIGYSPEAKRFFRQLILLFAMHLNSISMFRFLASVCRNLGAAMTAGGFTVLLVLIFGGFVITHPSMPGWLKWGFWVSPLSYGEIGISVNEFLAPRWQKKLPTDTTIGTQILESRGLNYDEYYYWIGLGALFGFALLFNIGFILALSFLKPPGSSHVMISREKLAKIQGSQDANDGKLAEEKSKNSPVKGGMVLPFEPLSVAFENVKYYVDIPGEKKKLQLLSDVTGALRPGVLTALMGVSGAGKSTLLDVLAGRKTTGYIEGELKIGGYPKVQETFARVSGYCEQIDVHSPQITIEESLIFSAWLRLSPEIKTKIKTEFVNQVLEIIELDEIKDALIGVPGVSGLSTEQRKRLTIAVELVANPSIIFMDEPTSGLDARAAAIVMRVVKNVVETGRTIVCTIHQPSIDIFEAFDELILLKRGGRVSYAGPLGKNSCRLIEYLEAIPGVPKIRDNYNPATWILELTSPSSELELGVDFGQIYADSALSNHTKALVRELSTPPPGSKDLHFPTRFAQSGWVQYTSCLWKQNLSYWRNPSYNLFRLVHAFIASLLFGVLFWDHGKEIDTQQSLLNIFGEFYVAVIFMGINNCSTTIPCIATERDVMYREKFAGMYSPWAYAFAQVTVELPYLCLQAIMYVIITYPMIGFYWSVYKVFWVFYAMFITMMYYNYLAMLLVALTPNHMAASILASVFYTFFNLFSGFLIPEPQIPKWWIWLYYLMPTSWTLNGLITSQYGDINKNISVYGEIKSVSTFLKDYFGFHHDRLPITGVVLLIFPLVLACLFAICIGRLNFQKR, from the exons ATGCCTTGGTGTTGGAAACCGAGGAG GCATATATCTTCTGCCTCTGCAGATATGATGATGGAGGTGAGTAAAAGAGAGAAGGAGGCGGGTATTGTTCCGGATCCAGATGTAGATACTTACATGAAG GCAATTTCTGCCAGAGGACAAAAAACAACCCTTCAAACAGACCATGCTTTAAAG GTCCTTGGACTTGATATCTGTGCTGACACATTGGTgggagatgagattagaagagGTATCTCTGGAGGTCAAAAAAGGAGACTGACtacag GAGAGATGGTTGTTGGGCCCATAAAAGCActatttatggatgaaatatcAAATGGTTTAGACAGTTCAACTGCATATCAGATTGTTGCTTTTCAGCAACAGCTGGTGCATATTATGGACGCTACTGTATTGATTTCGCTTCTTCAGCCAGCTCCAGAAACCTTTGAACTCTTtgatgacatcattttgatggCAGAAGGGAAGGTTGTGTATCAAGGACCACGCGATCAAGTTGTAGAATTTTTTGAGGACTGTGGATTCAGGTGTCCTCAAAGAAAAGGTGTAGCGGACTTTCTTCAGGAG GTGATATCTAAAAAAGACCAAGCACAATACTGGTACCACACTGAACATGCTTACAATTATGTTTCAGTAGATATGTTCTGTCAGAAATTCAAAGAATCTCCTCTTGGTAAGAAGCTTGATGAGGATCTCTCAGTGCTGTATGATAAATCCAAATGCCACAAGGATGCTCTTTCCTTCAATGTGTATTCTCTTTCTAAGTGGCAACTACTTAGAGCTTGCATGTCGAGGGAATATCTTCTcttgaagagaaattattttcTCTATGTATTCAAAACAACCCAG ATTGTTATCATTGCAACTGTTACCATGACTGTATTTTTGCGGACTCGGATGGATATTGATGTTCTTCACGCAACTTACTACATGGGTGCCCTGTTCTTTGGACTCATGATACTTCTCGTTGATGGTCTTCCAGAGTTGTCTCTGACTACAGAAAGACTTCCAGTGttctttaaacaaaaagaattgTACTTTTACCCAGCTTGGGCTTATGCAATTCCAGccactattttaaaaattcctCTTTCAGTAATTGAATCTGTGACATGGACATGCCTTACGTACTATGTCATTGGGTACAGCCCTGAGGCCAAGAG GTTCTTCCGTCAGCTTATTCTACTTTTTGCTATGCACCTTAACTCTATATCAATGTTCCGGTTTTTGGCATCGGTTTGCCGGAATCTAGGTGCTGCTATGACAGCCGGTGGTTTTACGGTATTATTAGTCCTAATATTTGGTGGTTTTGTTATCACACATC CTTCCATGCCTGGGTGGTTGAAGTGGGGTTTTTGGGTTTCCCCTCTATCATATGGAGAGATAGGTATCTCTGTAAATGAATTTCTTGCTCCTCGATGGCAAAAG AAGCTGCCCACAGACACTACCATAGGGACACAAATACTAGAAAGCCGTGGGTTAAACTATGATGAATATTATTACTGGATTGGACTGGGTGCCTTGTTTGGCTTTGCTTTACTTTTCAACATTGGGTTTATCTTGGCCTTAAGTTTCTTAAAGC CTCCTGGATCATCTCATGTGATGATTTCACGAGAAAAGTTGGCCAAGATTCAAGGAAGTCAAGATGCCAATGATGGTAAGCTTGCAGAAGAAAAGTCTAAGAATTCTCCTGTGAAAG GTGGGATGGTCTTACCTTTTGAACCCTTATCAGTAGCCTTTGAGAATGTGAAGTATTATGTTGACATCCCTGGG gagaagaagaaactcCAACTACTTTCTGATGTTACCGGTGCATTAAGGCCTGGTGTTCTTACAGCATTAATGGGTGTTAGTGGAGCTGGAAAATCTACTCTTTTAGATGTTCTTGCAGGAAGAAAAACTACTGGTTATATCGAGGGAGAACTAAAAATTGGTGGGTATCCTAAGGTTCAAGAAACATTTGCAAGAGTTTCAGGTTACTGTGAACAAATCGACGTGCATTCTCCTCAAATCACTATAGAAGAATCTCTGATTTTCTCTGCTTGGCTACGTTTGTCTCCtgagattaaaacaaaaattaagacA GAATTTGTTAATCAAGTCCTTGAGATCATTGAGCTTGATGAAATTAAGGATGCCTTAATTGGCGTACCAGGTGTTAGTGGTCTATCAACTGAGCAACGTAAGCGGCTCACTATAGCAGTCGAACTTGTTGCCAATCCCTCTATAATCTTTATGGATGAACCTACAAGTGGTTTAGATGCACGAGCAGCAGCAATTGTTATGCGAGTTGTGAAGAATGTGGTTGAGACAGGAAGGACGATCGTTTGCACTATTCACCAACCAAGCATCGACATATTTGAAGCATTTGATGAG TTGATACTTTTGAAAAGAGGTGGACGCGTCAGCTACGCTGGACCATTGGGAAAGAATTCATGTAGGCTTATAGAGTATTTAGAG GCAATCCCTGGGGTGCCGAAGATTAGAGATAACTATAATCCAGCAACATGGATATTAGAGCTCACTTCTCCATCTTCAGAACTTGAACTTGGTGTAGATTTTGGCCAAATATACGCAGATTCTGCTTTAAGCAA TCACACGAAAGCTCTGGTGAGGGAATTGAGTACTCCACCACCTGGTTCAAAAGATTTGCATTTCCCAACCCGCTTTGCACAAAGTGGTTGGGTGCAATACACATCTTGTCTATGGAAGCAGAACTTGTCTTATTGGAGAAATCCATCATACAACTTATTCCGACTTGTGCACGCATTTATAGCGTCTTTGCTTTTTGGTGTACTGTTTTGGGACCATGGAAAGGAAAT AGATACCCAGCAGAGCTTACTCAATATATTTGGAGAATTTTATGTTGCAGTGATATTCATGGGCATCAATAACTGCTCAACCACTATACCCTGTATTGCAACAGAGCGTGATGTTATGTACCGAGAAAAATTTGCAGGAATGTACTCTCCCTGGGCTTATGCATTTGCACAG GTGACAGTTGAGCTTCCTTACTTATGTCTTCAAGCAATTATGTATGTAATCATCACGTATCCAATGATTGGATTTTATTGGTCGGTGTATAAGGTCTTCTGGGTGTTCTATGCAATGTTCATTACTATGATGTACTACAATTATCTTGCAATGCTACTTGTGGCATTGACGCCAAATCACATGGCTGCTTCAATTCTAGCCTCCGTATTTTACACCTTCTTCAATCTGTTTTCCGGATTCCTCATTCCTGAACCG CAAATTCCAAAATGGTGGATCTGGTTGTATTATCTGATGCCTACTTCATGGACACTAAATGGTTTGATCACATCACAATATGGAGATATCAACAAGAACATTAGTGTGTATGGAGAAATAAAAAGTGTATCGACCTTCTTGAAAGATTATTTCGGTTTTCACCATGATCGCTTACCTATTACAGGTGTTGTTCTTCTAATCTTTCCTCTTGTTCTTGCCTGTCTTTTTGCGATTTGTATTGGACGGTTGAATTTCCAGAAAAGATGA